Below is a genomic region from Nitrospiraceae bacterium.
GAGCCAAATCGCGCGTGACATGCCGGCTGATCAGTGCGTAGGCCATGAAGAGCAAGCCGTTGATGACAAACACCCAGGCGAAAAACAGATGCCACTGGCGCCCCATGGCAAGCCAGCGGCCACTCGGAATCGTGGCCCAGACGGGAAAGGCGTGGCCGGAGCCATTCGAGTAGCCGAGCACGCCGGTTGTGTCGAAGGAGTGTCCGAGTATCCTGGTGATCCCTCGCGTCTCGCCACTCTCGGTCTTCATGGGGCGGATGGAGAGCAGCGGCTTGTCACGATCGGAACGATTCCCCCAATAGAGTGCAGGGTGGGCATTAAAGATTTGCAGCCCGCTCATGATCAGGATGAACAAACAGACGACGTTCAGCCAATGCCCAAGACGCACCGGAAGCCTGTGGCGATAGACTTGTTCGATTGTCTGGGCCGGTGGATCAGTTCGTTCACAAGCTTCAGGCGTGACGGTCATTGAAGGAGGAAGCGGCTTGCCCGCTGTTTCGGGATCGTCGTTCAGGCTCGGCTCAGATTGTTGGAGGTGTACCATTGGAGGCTCCTTGGTAAGAAGGCGGCTGAATTCGTTATACATCGCCATTCGGTGAGCAGGGTAGGCCATCATCCTTCCAGGAACCTTAGAGAAATCTTACACGAAGACTCGATCAGTGTTTGTCCAACCTGACTTTGCCCCAGAAGGCACGGTGCGCATAAAACTGGTAGACAATCACCAGGCTGAACCCGATGAGGAACCACCACAGAGCCGCCTGCAGCCCATAGGCACCGGCGACCGCGTTGGTAATCGTCAGGCTATTGGCTGGATCGGTCGTGGCAATCAAAATGTTGGGATAGGATCCCCAGGCGGTGCTGGCGAGCATCGCTAGAATGAACAGACTCGAGGCGCCAAATGCAGCGGAATCTTCGTCACGCCGTCTGAACTGGAACGCACCGACCAGGGCTGCCAGGCCGATCAATGGGAAGACAAATCCGATTGGATGGGCGGCGTAATTGAGTCGGAAGGTCGGCTGTACGAAAGGGGTCGCCGCGAGTACCAGGACGACCAACCCGACCACGACCAATCCGCTCAACTTTGAAACGCGACTCGCCCGGGTTCGCAACTCACTGTCGCATTTCATGGCCAGATAATTGGCGCCGTGGAACGCGAGGATTGCGGCGGTCGCGAGTCCCATGAGGGTCGTATACCAATCGAGAATCCCCGGTTCCGGTCCCGTCATGAAGTCGGTCCAGAGCGCCACGAAGAAGTAGCCGTCCCGGCTCAACGGCACACCACGGATCAGGTTGCCCAACGCTGCGCCGAACACCACCGCCAGCAGGATACTGGCACCGGAAAACGCCAGGTCCCAGAACTGTCGCCAGAGCACATGGTCCACATGCGACCGCAGCTCGAGCGCAAGCCCGCGGGCGATCAACAGCCACAACACGATGATCAACGCCAGGTAGAAGCCGCTGAACCCGGCAGCGTAGGCCTTCGGAAACGCAAAGAAGAGCAGCCCGCCGCTGGCTAACAGCCAGACTTCATTTCCGTTCCAGACCGGTCCGATCGCACCCAGGGCAGTCAGCCGCTCCTGTTCCGTTCGTGTCAGAAAGGGATAGACGATGCCCACGCCAAAGTCGAATCCGTCGAGGACGACGTAGATCCCCAGCATCACAGTCACCACCATGTACCAGAATGTTTCCATCTGACGTGCTCCGACTATGCCGCGTGGCCGGTCGAACGAGTTGCCGGCCCGTGCCGAAGCGTTTCAACGAATAAGAAGAGAAAGAGAATACCGAGCACCAGATAGAGCCCGAGAAAACCGAGCAGCGTGAACAGCGCGTTACCGGAATGGACAAGCGGCGACGCGCCTTCTGCGGTTCGCTGCAGGCCATAGACCAGCCAGGGCTGGCGACCGAGTTCGGCGGTCATCCATCCGGCGGTCGTCGCGATGTAGGGAAACGGCGCTGACAAGAGGAGCAGCCACAGCAGCCAATTGGCGGTGAAGAGCCGTCCTTGCCATAGCCAGAGCAGCGCCAGTCCCATCACGGATACGAGCATGGTCCCCAGGCCGGCCATGACGTGGTACGAGTAGTAAAGGAGCGGCAGATTATCGGGCCAATCCTTCCGCGGAAAGGCATCGAGCCCTTTCACCTTGGCGTAGAGCCGGTTGTACACCAGAATACTGAGTGCATCGGGCACGACAATCGGATTGTCGATGGTCATGGTTTCCATGTTCGGCTGGCCGACTAGAAGCAAGTCGGCGCCGCGCTCGGTACGGAACAGTCCTTCGAAGGCTGCACCCTTGACCGGTTGATACTCGAACACCTGTTTCGCATTCCCGTCGCCCGTGGGGAAAATCATTAAGGCGGACGCGATGGCGCCGGCCACCACGCCGGTACGCACAAACGTCCGACCGTAGTCCTGGTACGTTTCCGAGAGCAGATAGAGTGCCCCGACGGCCGCCATGACGAACGAGGCGGTAACGACCGCTGCCGTCATGTTGTGCGTGAATTGCCAGAGGAGCCAGGGATTGGTGAGCAAGCCGACAAGGCTGTTGACGAACAGACGTCCATCCGGCGCAATCGTGTAGGCGACGGGATGTTGCATCCAGGCATTCGTGGCGAGAATAAAATAACCCGACAGCCACGAGCCGAGGAACAGCATCAGCGAGGCGAACCATTGCGTGCGACGGCTGAATCGGTTTTCCCCGTAGAGGAGAATTCCCAGGAACGACGATTCCAAAAAAAAGGCGAACACTCCTTCCATCGCCAGCGTCTGACCGATGACGCCCCCGGCGAAGTTGGAAAATTTCGCCCAGTTGGTGCCAAACTGAAATTCCAGCGGAATCCCGGTGACGACGCCGAAGGCGAAGCTCAAGGCGAAGATCGTCGTCCAGAAGCGAGCCACGCGATGGTAATGCTCGTCGCCGGTCAGGAGCGCTCTACTCCTCAAGAAGAACAGCAGGAGAGCCAACCCCATGGTCAATTGCGGAAAGAGATAGTGAAAGGTGGCGGTGATCGCAAATTGCAGACGGTCGTAGAAAAGCGCGCTCTCCATGAAGTCCCCGTGTTGACGAATCGAAAAGCGGAGGGGCGTGGAGCCCCACATGGCGACGCCGCATGATACCGGGAGGCCTTACAGCATACCCGAATCGTTTCGCTCACTGCAAAAAAGCATGGCACTGAGCAAAGCATTGGCGGAGTCCTAGCCGGCTAATGGCAGGGAGACGCGGCTTGGGGAGGAGTGCCGTCGCATCAGGAAGCGGTCAGGCCGGGAGTTCTGTGAGTCGGAGCGTATAGAGGTAGTGATACAGTCCCTTTTGGTCCATGAGCTGCTGATGGGTACCGATTTCCGCGACACGGCCTTTATTGAGGACAATGATGCGGTCGGCGCGTTGCACGGTAGTAAGGCGGTGGGCGACGACGAAGGTCGTTCGTCCTTTCATCAGCTGTTCAAGCGCCTCCTGCACGAGTCGTTCCGACTCGCTGTCGAGGGCCGAGGTGGCTTCATCGAGCAACAGAATTTTTGGATTCTTCAGGATGGCCCGCGCAATGGCGATCCGCTGGCGTTGTCCGCCTGAGAGGTTGATTCCCTTCTCTCCTACGATCGTCTGATACCGGTCCGGCAGGCTAGCGATAAATTCATCGGCGTGAGCTGCACGGCTGGCGTCGAGGATGGCATCCTCACTCGCTCGCGTGTTGCCGTACCGGATATTGTCCAGGATGGTACCGCCAAACAGGATCGTTTCTTGTGGAACCAGCCCGACGTGCCGGTACCAACTATCCATCGCGACGTGGCGGAGGTCTTGTCTATCCACGGTAATCCGTCCCTCGGTGGGGTCGTAGAAGCGGTGAAGAAGATTGATCACGGTTGTCTTACCGGCTCCTGTTGGACCGACGACCGCGACGAGTTCGCCCGGCTCTGCTTCGAAGGAAATATCGGTGAGCACTGGTTGACGTTGGTCGTAAGCGAAACTGACCCGTTCGACGCGGACATGGCCGGTGACGGACGATAACGTCACTGCATCGGGTGCGTCGATGACCTCCGGTCTCGAATCCAGAATTTCGAAGATCCGTTCTGTCGCTCCCTGAGCCTCCCTGACTTGCGCAAAGACCCGTGCCGCGGAACTGAACGGTCCGATGAGGATGCCGGCGAAGAGCACAAAGGCAAAGAGGTCTCCGGGAGAAACAGTGCCTTCGATGACTTGGCTCCCCCCATACCACATGACCGCGGCGGCTGCGGAGAAGGTCAGCAGACTGATGACGGGAATGAATACCGCCATGATCCTGGCCCGGCGGAGAGTCAGAGAGAGCGTATGTTCGAGTTGCGCTGCAAACCGTGTTTCTTCGCGTTTCGTTTGCACGAACGATTTCACGATCCGGATGCCCGAAATCACCTCTTCGATGAGCGTGCTGAGGGAGGCGGTCTGATCTTGAATCGACGTGGACAGGGCTTTCAGTTTGCGGCCGAAGAACCGGGCCACCAGCACCAGCAATGGCAGCAGAACGAGAATGAGCAAGCAGAGCCGCCAGTTCATGGCCAACAGAAAACCGATGCCTCCTACAAACGTGACGAGTTGTTTGGCCGTGTCGATCGGGGTTTCAGTGACGACCGACTGAATGACCGTTACATCGTTCATCAAGCGCGAGAGCAGTTCCCCGGTGCGGCGTCTGGCAAAGAAGCTCACAGCCAAGGTTTGCACGTGGGCGAAGAGATGTGTGCGAAAGTCGGCGATGATCCGTTGAGATACCCATGTGGTCAGATAACTATGCCCCATCGAGCAAAAGCCTTGAAGGATGACCAAACCGAGAAAGACGCCGATCAGTCCGATCATCCGAGCATGATCATGCTGGACGGTGATGACATCCCAGAGCATGCCGGCCAGGCGAAGTAACGCCAGGTTGATGGCGGCCACGCCCATGACCAGGAGACCGGCGGCCGCCATTCGTGGGAGATAAGGTCGAAGGAATGGGAAAAATCGCGTAAAGGTCGACATGATGCTGATCCGATCTTAGAGGAGGGGTGCCTCGAAAACCAAGAGGGAAACAGAGGGCACGTTCAGACTCTGTTCAGGGCGTTGAAAGAATGAGAACAAGAACGGGTTAAATTTGAGCGATGGATTCGATGAGATTCTTGTTGAGGGCGACGAACTCCGATTTGTCCTTGTCGTTGATCACGACGTCGGTAAGATTGATGAAGAGCCGCTGCTCTTCGTTGATGGCATCGGAGACACGGTTGCGCATGGGTGGGATGAGAAAGTCGCCGACGTAGACGGAATTCACCGTTCGGACGCGAATGCGAACCTTCTTGCCTTCGGCCACGGCACCCTCCTCCCCCCAGCGGGATGGGTTTAGGTCTTACGGCGGAGAAATTTTTGGCGCCGGCGCAGCTTCTTGTACTTATGCTTGCGCATTTTCTTGCGGCGCTTCTTGAGGACACTCGACATTCGGTCTATCTCCTACGGTCGGGAGTCTAAAATCTTCACTAAGAAATTGCAAGCGAGCGAAGGAATTTGTTCCGGGTCATCTGCGGCAGACAAGACTCTGCGACGCCAACCAGACGATTGTGTGAGAGAAAGTGGGGCTAGCTTGACCTCTTTGAACACCCGTTCCTATACTGCTTCGATGTTACGATTGCCATATGCCACATCTGTGTGGCTCTTGCTTGGCGTGATCGCCGTCGTGCCGGCGGTCGGCACCGGATGTGGCGGTAAGACTATTCAATATCCCGAGGATCATGAACGGTATCGTCGCATCGACCAAGCGGTCGAATCACTGCGCCAAGCCTACGAAAAAAAGAGTGCGTCGAAAATGGCGGAGCTGATGGTTCCGACAGAGCAAATTGATCGGCTTCAGCGTGATGTGGACAGTGATTTTGAGTCGTTTTCCTCGATTGCGTTAGCGTTCTCGGTCGAGCGCATCATGATCGACGGTGACGATGTCGACGTGTTTGTTCATTGGCAGGGGCTCTGGAAAAAGAATGCAGACGATCCCGGGCTGCGGCAGCGCGGTCATACACGTCTGCAGTGGGTCGGCACAGTCTCAATCCTTCTGCGAGGGGTTGAGGGCGATTCGCCCTTTGGCATGAAAGTCCGCCAGGCCATCACCGACAATTCCACGCCTCCGTCGCAGAAGAAATAACCCATGCCATCCCGCATTGCTCGCTCCCCACTGCACGCCGATTTCCTCGTAATCGGTAGCGGTGTCGCTGGTCTACGCGCCGCCGTGGAACTCGGCCAAAAAGGGCGAGTGCTTGTCCTGACGAAGGGACACCCTTTGCAAAGCAGTTCGATCCATGCGCAAGGCGGTGTCGCGGTAGCGATGAGCGAGGAAGACGACGTGTCCATCCATTTCACCGATACGCTCAAGGCCGGACATGGCCTTTGCCGAAAAGAAGCGGTGCGGGTACTGGTTGAAGAGGGCCCTGAACGGATTCAGGAGTTGATCCAATGGGGAGCGAGATTCGATAAAGCCGGAGGTAAGTTCGCGTTTGCCCGTGAAGCAGCACATAGCCGCAGCCGGATTCTCCGCGCGCGCGGTGATGCGACGGGCAACGAGATGGTTCGCGCGTTGATCGCACAAGTCAATCGCCAAAAGAATGTCCAGCGGCTCGACTATCACTTTACCGTCGATCTTGTGATCGACAGGGGGCGCTGTTGCGGCGCAGTCGTGCTTGATGAAAGCTCAGGGCGCCATTTTGTATTGCCGGCTCGCGCGGTGGTCCTAAGTACCGGCGGGGCTGGACAGATTTTTGCTCGGACGACAAATCCGCCCAATGCGACGGGTGACGGTATCGCGATGGCGCTTCGGGCAGGAGCTGTGCTGCAGGATATGGAATTTATCCAGTTTCACCCTACCGCTCTGTATCTTCCCTCAAGCCCTCCTTTTCTCCTGTCGGAAGCCATGCGTGGAGAGGGTGGTCAGCTCCGGAACAGCAAGGCAGAATTATTCATGCATCGGTATCATCCGATGGGTGCCCTTGCCCCACGGGACATCGTCTCTCGCGCCATATGGGCTGAGATGGCGTCGACTAAGGCACGGCATGTCTACCTCGACGTAACCCATCTCGGCGCGGAATTCGTAAAACGACGTTTTCCCACAATCTATGCGACCTGCCTGCGCTACGACATCGATATCACTGAGGAATGGATTCCTGTCTCGCCGAGCGCGCATTACACGATGGGCGGAGTCTGGACGGATGTAAACGGCGCAACGACTGTTCCGGGTTTGTTTGCGGCGGGCGAAGTGGCCTGCAGCGGCGTCCATGGTGCAAACAGGCTCGCGAGCAATTCTCTCCTGGAAGGGCTCGTGTTCGGTGCACGAGCGGCAGACGCGGCCGTCGCCTTCGCCGGTCGTCACAGTGTGCCGTCACTCTCATCGTATGAGGCAGCCATTCGGCCCGGGCAGTTCGGCACGCTCGAGGATGCGGAAAAATTGCGCAGCTCACTGCGACGCACGATGTGGGGACAGGTCGGTATTATTCGTTCGGGCGAGTCTCTGATTCGAGCCTGTGCGCAACTGTCTCGCTGGGCCCAAGTCGTCTCTCAGCCATTTGCGAATCGGGCCGCGTTGGAAGTGAAGAATATGGTCCAAGTGGCGCAATGTGTTGCCGAAGCAGCCCTGTGGCGCGAGAACAGCGTCGGAGCCCATTACCGATCCGACTTTCCGCAGGCCAAGCGTATAGGCTGGCAACAGCACAGTCGAGTTTCCATGGTCGATGCGTTCAGCGAACGGAAGGTGCGGAAGGCGCGGGGTCTTGTCTTGGCGCTCCCTGGACGTGCTGGTTGACCGGTCGTTCGGTGATGAAGCCGTCCTTCGTCAAGAAGGTCCGGTAATAGCGCAGAACCTTACGCACGTATTGGCGAGTTTCATCGATCGGTGGCAGTGATTGATAGTGGTCGACCACGTTTTCTCCCGCATTATAGGCTGCCAAGGCGAGCGGGAGATTTCCGTGGAACCGATCCAGTAGCTGGCGCAGGTATTTCGTGCCTCCCCCCACATTATCGTCCGGGTCGTAGAGGTCTCGTACGTCCAGTCGCACCGCAGTCTGTGGCATGAGTTGCATCAAGCCGACCGCACCAGCCCGCGAGATCGCGTGAGGATCAAAGTTCGATTCGGCCTTGATCACGGCTCGGATCAGTGCAGGATGTAGTTGCTGTTGCCGAGAATGCCGTGCGATCACGGGTGCCAGCTCCCGCTCAGGCAACACCATATGCAGAGGGGTCGAGTCCAAATCAATTCGGCGATACCGTACATCTGACGGGACGTTGGTCAACGCAATGGTCCCTGCGGCATCTACGTACTGATAGACCTCGGCTCGAAGCTTGGGGAGGTGGAAACTCCAGCTGGCCAGTAGGGCTATGACGAGGGCCGCGATAGCCCTGCTTCCGACCCGTGTGAATCTGAGACAAGCGGCTGAATTCATGGTTCCACGATACCAGTCTAGGGTGTGCTGTCAAGAAAATGCACGACCTGTGCCGGTAGGAACCTCCGGTAAGCTCGCGGAAAATAGGAGGTAAGGGGCAATCTTAGTTGTAGTCTGATTCGAGAAATCGACGGCGATTGACTACAAATTGCGTCTGAAGCTGATGGGTAATAGGGCCAGGTTTTCCACTGCCGACCGGTCTCTTTTCAAAAGTGGTGACCGGCATCAGCTCCATGCTGGTGTTGGTGAGAAAACACTCTTCAGCCTGATGCAGGGCCTCGATTCCGAAGGGACCTTCCCGGACCGGAAGCCCCGCTTCTCTCGCAAGTGTCAGGACGATGTCACGCGTGATACCGTCCAGGATGCCACAATCCAGAGATGGTGTCGAAATGGTTCCACCCTTGACCCAGAAGAGGTTGCTGGCAGTGCATTCCGCCACGTGATCTTGCCAATTCAGCAACACGCTATCGAATGCTCCTGCGACGATGGCTTCTCGTTTGGCAAGGATGTTGTTGAGGAAGTTCGTCGCTTTGATGTGTGGCGAGAGCGCGCTCGGTAGGTTTCGTCTGGTCCGAGCGACGATGATGCTGACGCCTAGCTCGTATTGTTGACGGGAAGGAGGATGAAGCGGTTTGGCCATAATCACGATCGTCGGGATTGGACAGAGCGCCGGGTCCAAGCCGATTTCTCCAATTCCTCGGGAAATGGTGATTCGCAGATACGCATCGCCGTGGTCATTGCCCACGCCGTTCCGCTCCATCGCCTCATGCAAAAGACCGGGCCAGTCTTTCTCGGGAATAGGCATCGCCAAGCCGATCGCATCGGCGGAACGACGAAGGCGAGCCAGATGCTGATCACGCATGAAAATCCGGCTCCCATACGACCGTATGGTCTCGTACACTCCGTCGCCGTAGAGGAAGCCGTGGTCGAAGACGGAAACGACTGCGTCCTCCTGTTTCACGAACCGGTTATTGAGAAAGATCCACATAATTCCGTCTATTGAAGCGAGCTGAAGAAAGCCTGGGCTTTGTGCAGGGTCTCGTCGTATTCTCTTGAAGGGATAGAGTCGGCGACGATGCCGGCCCCGACTTGCAAGTATCCGACTGTCTGACACAACACAAGCGTCCGAATCGTGATATTGAGATCAAGGTTACCGTTCCAGCTGAGGTAGCCGAACGAGCCGGTATAAGGGCCGCGGCGCACCGGCTCCAGCTCATCAATAATCTCCATGCACCGGATTTTAGGGACGCCTGTGATGGTCCCGCCAGGGAACATGGCTTTAATCAGGTCAAACGATGTTGCATCCGGACGCAACGTCCCACTGATGTTGGAGACGATGTGGCTCACATGGGAGTATTGCTCGACTGTCATAAACTCATCGACCTGGACTGTGCCGAATTGGCAGACACGACCCAAGTCGTTGCGCTCAAGATCGACCAGCATCAAGTGTTCCGCTCGTTCCTTTTCATTTGAGAGGAGCTCGGTGACGAGACGCTGATCTTCAGCCTGGTCTCGCCCACGAGGTCTCGTCCCGGCGATCGGGCGGGTATCAGCCAGTCCACCCTGAAGACGGACCAGTCGCTCGGGTGAGCAACTCACCAGAGCCACGTTATCGAAATACAAAAGTCCCGAGAACGGAGAAGGGTTGATGCGACGGAGTCGGCTATACAGGTCCTGGCAAGCTATGAGACGGTCGAGGTTGCGATTGGGCATGTCTTTGATTGTCACGGTAAATCGATGAGAGAGATTGGCTTGGTAGATGTCTCCCGCCGCGATGTAGTTCTGGCAACGCCGCACGCGATCCATGTAGGCAGCCTGAGTCTGTTCCGGATGAAACAACACCTGTCGGGCGTTCGGTGAAAGTGTCGACCTAGGCGGTGTTCCCACCATCTGTGCCGCAAATGCGGCCAGCCGGTCTAACCCCTCGCGGTAGAGTTTTTCTCGAGGTTCCCCGAGAAACCGCTCGCTGGAAGGACAAAAGATGAGATGGATACGATCGGTCTGGTGTTCGACCGCCGCGATCACGTCAAAGAAAGCGAACTGCAGGTCCGGGAGCGATAAATCATCTGCGGCGATCGACGGAAGAGCCTCAAATCGTCGGACGAGGTCATAACTCAGATAGCCGACCGCTCCACCAACGAATGGTGGAAGTCCATGTGTCTTATGGATGTGAGCATCGGCCATCATTTTCCCAAGTTGGCTGAAAGCATCGAGTAGGATGGTTTCCCGGCCTTCGCGCGTTCGGTACGACGAGTAGGTCCTGTGGCCTGTCAAAATTGCGGAAGGATTGCAACCGAGGAATGAATAGCCGAGTTCACGACCACCGGCTGGCCCGCTGTCGAGCAAGAATGAAGGCTGAGAAGGAGAGGCAATTCGACAGAACAAATCAAAAGGATCGGCCTGCTGGTCTTCGAGCGTGAGAACCAGCGGCTGCGGAGTGCCGTGTAGGAATGATGGTTGAGTGAAATGTGTCATGGTGGACGTGAGCCTGAGAGGCCACGGAGCGACACTCACTATACTCCAGGAATTTGTCTCCTGTCACAACGACGACGGCTTGACAACTTCACGAGGATTCTGCTTGAATTGCGCGCCCGCCATCCAGGGAGACCCCGGGCCACAACATGCCCCCTTCACAAGATCCGTTTTACGCGGGGCTTGGTCAAGCGGTTCGGATCGGAACCGAACTGTTGGCTGCGCTAATTGTTGGAGGAGCGTCGGGCTGGGCTGTTGATACGTATCTTCTAGACAGCGGTCCATGGGGGATGGTGGGAGGGTTGATCTTAGGGGCGGTCGCAGGGGTCCGAAGTGCCTATCGCTCGGCGCAGCAATGGCCGAAGGACTAAGAAACGCCTCGCGCGTTCGTAGAAAGTCTCATGGAAGAAAGTCCGTTACATCCCTTCGAGCTACATAACTACATCCCGATTTCATTGGGTGGGCTCGACATCTCCATTAATAAGGCGGTCGTCATGATGTGGGTGGTGGTCGCCCTGGTGACGCTGTTGATGGTGATGGCAGGATCTGCTCGCCGGTTGGTTCCGGGGAAACTGCAGATTCTCGGGGAGATACTGGTTGATTTCATTCGGAGCATGATTCTCGACACAATGGGAAAAGATGGCATGAAATTTTTTCCTCTCATTGCGACCCTTTTCCTTTTCATACTCTTCTGCAATTGGTTAGGACTCATCCCAGGAACATACACCGTGACAAGCCAGATTATCGTGACAGG
It encodes:
- a CDS encoding cytochrome b/b6 domain-containing protein yields the protein MVHLQQSEPSLNDDPETAGKPLPPSMTVTPEACERTDPPAQTIEQVYRHRLPVRLGHWLNVVCLFILIMSGLQIFNAHPALYWGNRSDRDKPLLSIRPMKTESGETRGITRILGHSFDTTGVLGYSNGSGHAFPVWATIPSGRWLAMGRQWHLFFAWVFVINGLLFMAYALISRHVTRDLAPTGKDLRKIGKAINDHVRLRHPSGEETKRYNVLQKLAYMGVLFGLAPLIILTGLTMSPTIDTAFPWLLTIFGGRQAARTIHFIACFAFVGFIVIHVSQVILTGLFNNLRSMITGWFVVKHTGVRHEA
- the cydB gene encoding cytochrome d ubiquinol oxidase subunit II; amino-acid sequence: METFWYMVVTVMLGIYVVLDGFDFGVGIVYPFLTRTEQERLTALGAIGPVWNGNEVWLLASGGLLFFAFPKAYAAGFSGFYLALIIVLWLLIARGLALELRSHVDHVLWRQFWDLAFSGASILLAVVFGAALGNLIRGVPLSRDGYFFVALWTDFMTGPEPGILDWYTTLMGLATAAILAFHGANYLAMKCDSELRTRASRVSKLSGLVVVGLVVLVLAATPFVQPTFRLNYAAHPIGFVFPLIGLAALVGAFQFRRRDEDSAAFGASSLFILAMLASTAWGSYPNILIATTDPANSLTITNAVAGAYGLQAALWWFLIGFSLVIVYQFYAHRAFWGKVRLDKH
- a CDS encoding cytochrome ubiquinol oxidase subunit I, which encodes MWGSTPLRFSIRQHGDFMESALFYDRLQFAITATFHYLFPQLTMGLALLLFFLRSRALLTGDEHYHRVARFWTTIFALSFAFGVVTGIPLEFQFGTNWAKFSNFAGGVIGQTLAMEGVFAFFLESSFLGILLYGENRFSRRTQWFASLMLFLGSWLSGYFILATNAWMQHPVAYTIAPDGRLFVNSLVGLLTNPWLLWQFTHNMTAAVVTASFVMAAVGALYLLSETYQDYGRTFVRTGVVAGAIASALMIFPTGDGNAKQVFEYQPVKGAAFEGLFRTERGADLLLVGQPNMETMTIDNPIVVPDALSILVYNRLYAKVKGLDAFPRKDWPDNLPLLYYSYHVMAGLGTMLVSVMGLALLWLWQGRLFTANWLLWLLLLSAPFPYIATTAGWMTAELGRQPWLVYGLQRTAEGASPLVHSGNALFTLLGFLGLYLVLGILFLFLFVETLRHGPATRSTGHAA
- a CDS encoding ABC transporter ATP-binding protein, with product MSTFTRFFPFLRPYLPRMAAAGLLVMGVAAINLALLRLAGMLWDVITVQHDHARMIGLIGVFLGLVILQGFCSMGHSYLTTWVSQRIIADFRTHLFAHVQTLAVSFFARRRTGELLSRLMNDVTVIQSVVTETPIDTAKQLVTFVGGIGFLLAMNWRLCLLILVLLPLLVLVARFFGRKLKALSTSIQDQTASLSTLIEEVISGIRIVKSFVQTKREETRFAAQLEHTLSLTLRRARIMAVFIPVISLLTFSAAAAVMWYGGSQVIEGTVSPGDLFAFVLFAGILIGPFSSAARVFAQVREAQGATERIFEILDSRPEVIDAPDAVTLSSVTGHVRVERVSFAYDQRQPVLTDISFEAEPGELVAVVGPTGAGKTTVINLLHRFYDPTEGRITVDRQDLRHVAMDSWYRHVGLVPQETILFGGTILDNIRYGNTRASEDAILDASRAAHADEFIASLPDRYQTIVGEKGINLSGGQRQRIAIARAILKNPKILLLDEATSALDSESERLVQEALEQLMKGRTTFVVAHRLTTVQRADRIIVLNKGRVAEIGTHQQLMDQKGLYHYLYTLRLTELPA
- a CDS encoding AURKAIP1/COX24 domain-containing protein; amino-acid sequence: MSSVLKKRRKKMRKHKYKKLRRRQKFLRRKT
- the nadB gene encoding L-aspartate oxidase; translated protein: MPSRIARSPLHADFLVIGSGVAGLRAAVELGQKGRVLVLTKGHPLQSSSIHAQGGVAVAMSEEDDVSIHFTDTLKAGHGLCRKEAVRVLVEEGPERIQELIQWGARFDKAGGKFAFAREAAHSRSRILRARGDATGNEMVRALIAQVNRQKNVQRLDYHFTVDLVIDRGRCCGAVVLDESSGRHFVLPARAVVLSTGGAGQIFARTTNPPNATGDGIAMALRAGAVLQDMEFIQFHPTALYLPSSPPFLLSEAMRGEGGQLRNSKAELFMHRYHPMGALAPRDIVSRAIWAEMASTKARHVYLDVTHLGAEFVKRRFPTIYATCLRYDIDITEEWIPVSPSAHYTMGGVWTDVNGATTVPGLFAAGEVACSGVHGANRLASNSLLEGLVFGARAADAAVAFAGRHSVPSLSSYEAAIRPGQFGTLEDAEKLRSSLRRTMWGQVGIIRSGESLIRACAQLSRWAQVVSQPFANRAALEVKNMVQVAQCVAEAALWRENSVGAHYRSDFPQAKRIGWQQHSRVSMVDAFSERKVRKARGLVLALPGRAG
- a CDS encoding lytic transglycosylase domain-containing protein; translation: MNSAACLRFTRVGSRAIAALVIALLASWSFHLPKLRAEVYQYVDAAGTIALTNVPSDVRYRRIDLDSTPLHMVLPERELAPVIARHSRQQQLHPALIRAVIKAESNFDPHAISRAGAVGLMQLMPQTAVRLDVRDLYDPDDNVGGGTKYLRQLLDRFHGNLPLALAAYNAGENVVDHYQSLPPIDETRQYVRKVLRYYRTFLTKDGFITERPVNQHVQGAPRQDPAPSAPSVR
- a CDS encoding aminotransferase class IV, which codes for MWIFLNNRFVKQEDAVVSVFDHGFLYGDGVYETIRSYGSRIFMRDQHLARLRRSADAIGLAMPIPEKDWPGLLHEAMERNGVGNDHGDAYLRITISRGIGEIGLDPALCPIPTIVIMAKPLHPPSRQQYELGVSIIVARTRRNLPSALSPHIKATNFLNNILAKREAIVAGAFDSVLLNWQDHVAECTASNLFWVKGGTISTPSLDCGILDGITRDIVLTLAREAGLPVREGPFGIEALHQAEECFLTNTSMELMPVTTFEKRPVGSGKPGPITHQLQTQFVVNRRRFLESDYN
- a CDS encoding anthranilate synthase component I family protein — protein: MTHFTQPSFLHGTPQPLVLTLEDQQADPFDLFCRIASPSQPSFLLDSGPAGGRELGYSFLGCNPSAILTGHRTYSSYRTREGRETILLDAFSQLGKMMADAHIHKTHGLPPFVGGAVGYLSYDLVRRFEALPSIAADDLSLPDLQFAFFDVIAAVEHQTDRIHLIFCPSSERFLGEPREKLYREGLDRLAAFAAQMVGTPPRSTLSPNARQVLFHPEQTQAAYMDRVRRCQNYIAAGDIYQANLSHRFTVTIKDMPNRNLDRLIACQDLYSRLRRINPSPFSGLLYFDNVALVSCSPERLVRLQGGLADTRPIAGTRPRGRDQAEDQRLVTELLSNEKERAEHLMLVDLERNDLGRVCQFGTVQVDEFMTVEQYSHVSHIVSNISGTLRPDATSFDLIKAMFPGGTITGVPKIRCMEIIDELEPVRRGPYTGSFGYLSWNGNLDLNITIRTLVLCQTVGYLQVGAGIVADSIPSREYDETLHKAQAFFSSLQ
- a CDS encoding AtpZ/AtpI family protein, with translation MPPSQDPFYAGLGQAVRIGTELLAALIVGGASGWAVDTYLLDSGPWGMVGGLILGAVAGVRSAYRSAQQWPKD